The sequence below is a genomic window from Bradyrhizobium septentrionale.
CTCGGCGAGGAGCAGCTCGTCGCGCTGATCCAGGAAAGTCTGTCGGTTGCACACAAGACTGGCGCCATCGGCGCTAAGGACCTGGAGCGGGTGGTAGTCGATATCACGGTGCAGCCCAAGGCGCCGTTGCGCATCCGACCGACGCGCGGCTGATGCATCGGGCCATCACCAAGCTCGTCGGGCTTGCCAAGCGCAACCGTGTGCTGCTGCAGAGCCATCTGCGCCTGGCGAAGCGCGCCGCCATCATGGTCGGCCGCTATACCCACGCCCATCAGTTCAAGCGCGCCCGGTGCCAACTCAAGTTCCTGCGGACGCGGCTTGGCCGGATCATCCGCGACATCCGCCGCAAGATTGATGGCGATGCGGTGCTGGAAGCTCGCTTTGGCCCGCTGCTCGATCTGGCGCAGCGGGTGCGTACCCAGGATCAGCATCAGCGCGGCCCCAAGGTCTATGGTAAGCGCTGTTCAGCGGCCACCTACCGGTTGACGGGGCGATCTGCGAGTCTGCGGTTTGTTTGAACCGTTAGGCTTAGAATGGACACAGTGCATAGTGCTATCACGGAGCCGGTGAGGCGGCTTGAGGTCTTCACTGGAGCCGGCCGTCGGCGGAAGTGGAGCGACGAGGACAAGGCGCGGATTGTTGCGGAGATCGTTGCGAGCGGCGACTCGGTCTGTTCGGTAGCGCGACGGCATGGATTGTCGCCGCAGCAGTTGTTTGGCTGGCGCCGTCAGTTGCGAGAAGCTGCGGGCGGTCATTCCGAAGTGGAAGAAGTACAGTTTGTGCCGGCGGTGGTGGATGCCGTAGTGCCGGCGTCCGCTCTTGGCCGTGAGCGCAAAGCGGTGCGCTGCAAGGCCAAGACGGATTCCGGGATCATCGAGATCGAAGTTGACGGCATCACGATCCGGGTCGGTCGTGGTGCCGACCCAACAATGATTGCGTCGATCGTCCAGGCGCTGAAGGCGAGCCAGTGATCGGTCCGTCGGGTGCGGTCCGGGTGATGGTGGCGACTAAACCGGTAGACTTCCGCAAGGGAATGGAGGGGCTTGCTACCCTGGTGCGCGAGAGCATGGGGGCTGACCCATTCTCGGGAGCTGTCTATGTGTTCAGGGCCAAGCGGGCGGATCGGATCAAGCTGGTGTTCTGGGACGGAACGGGTTTGTGTCTGTTCGCCAAGAGGCTGGAGGATGGAATCTTCCGCTGGCCGAAGATCGAGGACGGTGTGATGCGTCTGTCGGCGGCGCAATTGTCGGCGCTGCTGGAGGGGCTCGACTGGCGGCTTGTGCATGAAGCACGGGCGACGCCGGCGCCAACACAAGCGGGATAGTTGTTGGCGGTGCTGCGGCGAAGTGAATCAGGAGCGTCGGACGCGTCGCCAGTTGGCGGCGAATATGCTCTGAATTGGGTGTGAGCGACGCCCTGCCTGACGATCCCGAGACGCTGAAAGCGATGCTGCTTGCGGAGCGGTGCGAGAGCGAACGGCTGCGTCAGATCATCAAGGAATTGCAGCGGCATCGGTTTGGCCGGCGGGCAGAGACGCTGCCTGAAGATCAGATGCTGCTGGGCCTAGAAGACGTCGAGCAGGTGGCAGCGTACGGCGAGACGGCGCAGGACGTCAGCGCACCTGAAGGCCGTGAGGTGCAAGCCGGTAGGCGCCGCGTCAACCGTGGCGCCTTGCCGGCGCACCTGCCGCGGATCGAAGTCGTCGTCGACATCGAGGACAAGACCTGTCCCTGCTGCCAGGGCGAGTTACATCGGATCGGCGAGGATAGAAGCGAGCGGCTGGACCTGGTCCCGGCGCAGTTCCGGATCCTCGTTACCCGGCGTCCCAAATACGCCTGCCGCGCTTGCGAGGACGGTGTCATGCAGGCGCCGGCCCCGGCCCGGTTGATCGAGGGCGGACTGCCGACCGAAGCAACCATCGCCCAGGTTCTGGTGTCCAAATATGCCGATCACCGTGTGTCCTGGAACACACCAACGAAAGGAGGTGTGGAAGCTGCGTGAGAGATGAGGGCGGGCCCCTCGGAGCCGACGATCAGGCGTTGGCTTCAAACCGCCGCGAGCTGCTGTCGTAAAGAGCGATGGTAGTGAGCGTCGCGGAAAAGGCGGGCTTCGACCCGTCAGGTGAGATCCAAGGAGACGAGCGAAAGCAAACCGCCGATGAACTGCCGAAAGCATATTGTCGACGTCAAAACCCGAGCTGGTGGTCGCCCGGGGATTAGTGCAGGCGGAGTCCTGAAGACCGGCCTGTGCGGCGTCCGGCTCGAAGGCGGCGTGAACTTGGATCAGGCTCTTACGTGGAACAGGAGAACCTGTCGTTCCGATGCTAAGGAAGACGGTCGAGCGGGCGAACCCTGCGAGATCCAGCGTACCGATGCGGGACACAGGGGCAGAACGGTTCGTAGTAGGGATGAAGGCGCCGTAATGGCGCCGGACCGAAGGGGCCGTGGCGTTCAGCTCTCGGCTGCGGCCAACCGGTGACGGGAGGAGCCGTATGACGCGGGCAAAGCCGTTCGCCATCCCGAAGCGGGAGGTATGGGAAGCCTTCAAGAGAGTGAAGGCCAACCAAGGAGCGGCTGGAGTTGACGGGCAGTCGATCGAAGAATTTGAGAGCCGGCTTTCGGCCAATCTCTACAAGCTCTGGAATCGACTGTCCTCAGGCAGCTATATGCCGCAGCCGGTGCGCCGGGTGGACATCCCGAAGGCGAATGGTGGAACGCGGCCGTTGGGAATCCCCACCGTCGCCGACCGTATTGCGCAAGAGGTTGTTCGACGCCGACTGGAGCCGTCGCTGGAACCTATTTTCCACGCCGACTCCTACGGCTATCGCCCCAAGCGCTCGGCAGTCGATGCTATCCGGGTGGCGCGTCAGCGGTGCTGGCGCTCCGATTGGGTGCTCGACATCGATATCAAGGGCTTTTTCGACAGCATCGATCACGAGCTGCTCCTCAGGGCTGTGTGCAAGCACACGGATTGCGCCTGGGTTCGGCTCTATATCGAACGCTGGCTGAAGGCGCCCGCGATGCTCGACAATGGCAAGCTTGTCGCGAGGGAACGGGGAACGCCACAGGGCGGTGTCATCTCGCCGCTACTCGCAAACCTGTTCCTGCACTACGCGTTCGACATCTGGATAGAGCGGGAGATGCCTGGCATATTGTTCGAACGATATGCTGATGACATCATCTGTCACTGCCAGACTGAACGTGAAGCGCTGAGGTTGTGGCGTGCTGTTGATGAACGGTTCGCCGCCTGCGGTCTGGTCCTCCATCCGCAGAAGACCAAACTGGTCTACTGCAAGGATACCAACCGAAAAGGCGAATACGGATGTATCAGCTTCGACTTCCTCGGATACACGTTCCGTCCGAGGCTGGCGAAATGGCGGGGCGGCCTCTATGGGGTCTCGTTCTTGCCGGCAGCAAGTCCGACGGCGCTGAAGGATATCCGGCGTACGTTGCGTAATTGGGGCCTTCAGCGGCGCAGCGACAAAGTGCTGCACGATCTCGCTCGGATGTTCAATCCCTGCATCCGGGGTTGGATCGGCTACTACAGCCACTTCTACAAATCTGCTCTCTATTCGACGATGCGTCGGATAGATGCGCATGTCCTCAGATGGGCGGCTCGCAAGTTCAAGCGCTTTCGTCAGCGTCCCCGTGACGCTCGGGCGTGGCTGGCGCGGTTGGTCCGGGCTCAGCCCGAACTCTTCGCTCATTGGCCGCTTCTCTATGGCCGAGGCCGAACGCTGGGAGCCGTATGAGCCGAGAGGTTCACGTACGGTTCTGGGAGCGCGCGGGGGTGAGATTCCCCCGCGCGACTCGCTTGCCGCTCTATCGGCAGGCTCAGATTTACGCCCGCCAGGGCATTGAGCTCGATCGTTCGACGCTGGCGGACTGGGTGGGACAAGCAGCCTTCCACCTGCGTCCGTTGCATGAGCGCCTCCTCGGCAAGCTCAGGCGACGGCCAAAGCTGTTCGCCGACGAGACGACGATGCCGGTGCTCGATCCCGGCCGAGGGCGCACCAAGACCGGTCAGCTCTGGGCCTATGCAGCGGACGACCAGCCATGGGGCGGCGCCGATCCGCCGGGCGTCGCCTATGTCTATGCTCCCGATCGCAAAGCCGACCGACCAATCGCGCATCTGGCAGGCTTCAAGGGGATCCTGCAGGTCGATGGCTATGCTGGCTATGGCAAGCTGGCCGAGCGTGGCGACGTTCAGCTTGCATTCTGCTGGTCCCACATGCGGCGTAACTTCTACGAACTCGCCGCCCCCGGTCCCGCGCCCATTGCGGGCGAGGCGCTCAAGCATATCGCCGAGTTCTATGCCATCGAGAAGGACATCCGTGGCCGTAGCGCCGAGGAGCGCTGTCTCGTTCGGCAACAGAAAAGCCGACCGCTGGCGGAAGCCTTCGAGCAGTGGCTCCGCGCAAAGCTCGCGTTGATCAGCCAAAAGGGCAAGCTGGCCGACGCCATCCGCTATGCGCTCTCACGCTGGGAGGGCCTGACGCGCTTTATCGATGATGGCCGTATCGAGCTCGACAACAACGCCGTAGAGCGCTCGATCCGTCCGATCACGCTCAACCGGAAAAATGCGCTGTTCGCAGGCTCCGACGGTGGTGCCGAGCACTGGGCTATCATCGCCTCCCTGGTCGAAACCTGTAAGCTGAACGATGTCGATCCGCTTGCCTACTTGACCGACGCGCTCACCAGGATCGTCAACGGTCATCCGAATAACGAGATCGATCACCTGCTGCCGTGGGCCTATTGCCGTCACGACCTCAAAGCTGTGGCCTGAAAACAGCGCTTACGGTCTATGCGTTACATGCGCCGGAGGTCGAGTGCATCGGCAAGGCGAAAGCCCGCGCGCCTTACGAGTTCGGCTGCAAGGTCAGTATCGGCCCCCGTGACGTCCCCGAAGGGCGGACAGTTCGTGCTCCATGCCAAGGTCCTGCACGGCAATCCCTTCGAAGCCAATTCAGGCGGTCGCCTGCTGACGTCGGCGGCCCCCACCCATCAACAGGGTGCATCGCCATGGCAGGCGCAGCCGATGATGCAGGCGAGCGGGCACGAAGATGCCACGGCGCCGCATGCGGTCGCGACGTACGTCGGAGGCGCCGCTGCGCAGCACAGCGCGCCGCAGGGAGTTGTCAGTCGGCCATTGGTCCTCCCGGGAGGTTACGATCAGGACCTGCGTTTGATGGTGGAAGACGGCCCACCGTGGTCCGGGGTTCCCCCTGAGCAGGCGCAGGAGATAGTCCAAGCTGGAGAGCAGGAACCTGCCAGGTCCACCTCGACCTGGTCGCCGCAGATGCCGCTCAACTTTGATTGGAGTGTGGCCGACCCTGGAAGCAGCGTCAGCGCCCGCTGCCAAGGCTCGCTCAGACTCCTACGGCGGTCTTGAGTCTTTTGTTGATCTGAATGCGGCCACGCCGTCCGAATCACGCGACGATGCTAATTCTGTACGGCCGTTTCCGAGCAGCTCCGCTGATGCTCAGATCGGGGCTTTAGGTCCGACAGCCTCGTCCCACGGCCGCGGGCTGGTGCTCGAGGACACGCCTCACCGATGAGAAGCAGTATTTTGTCTCTGAATCTTCGGTCTATCGGCTGTTGACGGCGAAGCGCGCAGTGTCCGTCGTCAGATAATTTGAGACTAATCAGGCTTTTCGAGAAGGGAGGCTCTGGCTCATCTGTTGTTGGAGTTTAAGCGGCCTGCAGTTGGTGCTGCAAGCGGCGGTTTGCGATGGTCTCACGCTTGATGCGCTGTCGTTCGGTTAGGATGGTCTCGGCTCTGCCGAAGTAGACGTCAGCCGGGGTCAGGTTTTTGATGCTCTCATGATAGCGGACGTGGTTGTAATGCTCGACGAAGGCGCCGATCTGCCGTTCGAGGTGGTGAGGTAGATAATAGTTCTCGAGCAGAATGCGGTTCTTCAGGGTCTGATGCCAGCGCTCGATCTTTCCCTGGGTTTGGGGATGATACGGAGCGCCGCGCACGTGCTGCATGCCCTTGTGTTCGAGCCACCTGGCCAGATCGTCCGCGACGTAACTCGAACCATTGTCGCTGAGAAGCCTCGGCCGGTGCGCGACGGTGATGTGGTCAAGGCCGGAGGCCGCGAGTGCCTGGTCGAGTGTGGCCGTGACGTCGGAGGCACACATCGTGGGACCAAGCCTCCAGGCGACGATGTAACGCGAGAAGTCATCGAGCACGGTCGACAGGTAGTACCAGCCCCAGCCGGTGATCTTGAGGTAGGTAAAGTCGGTCTGCCAGAGCTGGTTGATGGCGGTGGTCTTGTCCTTGAACTCGTTCGCCGCCTTGATCACCACATAGGCGGGGCTGGTGATGAGGTCATGCGCCTTCAGCAGCCGATAGACCGATGCCTCGGAGACAAAATACTTCCGTTCGTCGGTGAACCGCACGGCCAGCTCGCGCGGCGACAGCTCGGGCAGCTCCAGCGCCAGGTCGATGATCTGGCCCCGCACATCGTCGGGGATGCGATTCCATATCCGGTCAGGTCGAGACCGGTGGTCAGCCAGCGCCTCGACGCCGCCATCACGATAGCGATCATACCATCTATAAAACGTGGCGCGTGGGATCCCGAGCTTGTCCAGCGTGCGCTTGGCCGGCAGGTGCGACTGCTCGACCAACTGGATGATCTCGGCCTTCTCGGACGCAGGATATCTCATGCCTCGTCCTCCCCATCCCCGTTCATGCTTTTTTTGAGTAGGCGGTTCTCAAGGGTGAGGTCGGCCACGACTTCCTTCAATGCGGCCGTCTCACGACGGAGATCCGTCACCTCGCCGGAGGTCGCCGCACGCGCCGTATCGCCCGCCAGGCGGCGCTTACCGGCTTCGAGGAACTCCTTCGACCAGCCGTAATACATTGAGGCGGCAATGCCCTCACGCCGGCAGAGCTCGGAGATGTTCTCCTCGCCCCGCAGTCCTTCCAGCACGATGCGGATCTTCTCTTCCGCCGAATACTGCCGGCGGGTCTGGCGCCGAATGTCCCTTAGTACCTGTTCTGCCGGCGCTTTGCCCGGTCCGGATTTCTGCTTCATCTTCGCTCCTGGTGGCTACGATGAACCAGAAATCCTCCCTCCGCAAAATCCTTCAATTTGTCTCACACGCCCTGACGGCAAACACGTGCCCGTGCGCGAGAAGACGAACGAGACCTCGTCCAGGGTGCTTATCTGACGCTCAATGAGAAGCTGCATCCTCTGCGACTGTGCGAGCGCCGTGGACGGCACGCGCTTCACCTCCATGACGATGTTCTTCTCGTCGAGGGTCGGGGTGAATTCCTGGCCGAGACGCGTGAACAGGAGCGCGGCGCCGACGAAGAGAAGGCCGGCAGCGGCCACCACGGGGAGCGGTCTTGCGATCGAGCCCGCGAGGAGCGGGGCGTACCAGCGCTTCAGCGTTCGGACGATGACGTCCTCGCGCTCCATGACGCGTCCGCGGACCGCGATGGCGATCGCCGCGGGGACGAACGTCAGCGACACCACGAAGGCCACGGCAAGGGCGATCATCACGGTGAGCGCCATCGGCTCGAAAGTCTTGCCCTCGACGCCGGAGAAGGCGAGCAGGGGCGTGTAGACCAGTATGATGATGATCTGACCGAACACGGATGGACGGATCATCTCGACCGCGGACGCCGTCACGGTGTCCAGACGCTCCTGCAGCGACAGCGCGCGGCCGAGCTCGCGTTGGCGCTCGGCGAGGTGCCGGAGGCTGTTCTCCGCGATGATGACGGCGCCGTCGACGATGAGGCCGAAGTCGAGCGCACCGAGGCTCATGAGGTTCGCGCTGATCCGCCCATGCAGCATCCCGCTCGCGGTGACGAGCATCGTGACAGGGATGACGAGAGCGGTGACCAGCGCGGCGCGGAAGTTGCCGAGCAGGACGAAGAGCACGGCGATCACCAGGAGGGCGCCTTCGGCGAGATTCTTCGCGACCGTTTGGATGGTGGCGTCGACCAGTTGCGTGCGGTTCAGGACCGTGTGGGCGTAGATACCCGTCGGCAGCGTCCTGCCGATCTCCTTGATCTTGACGTCCGCCGCGGCTGCTACGGTCCGGCTGTTGCCGCCGATCAGCATCAGCGCGGTGCCGAGCACGACCTCGCGCCCGTCGACGCTCGCACTGCCGGTCCGGAGCTCCTTTCCGATAGCGACCTCGGCGACGTCCCTGACGCGGACCGGCACGCCGCCACGTGTCGCGACGACGATGGTCTCGATGTCTTCGAGGTTTTCGACTCGGCCGGCGGCGCGGACGACGTACCCTTCGCCGTTCTGCTCGATGTAGTTCGCGCCGCGGCTGGCGTTGTTGGCCTCGATCGCCTCGATGATCTGTTTTAGGGATAACCCGTAGCCGACGAGCTTCGCCGGATCCGGCTGCACCTGGTACTGTTTGACGAAGCCGCCGCTGGCGTCCGCGCCGGCGACGCCCGGCACGGTCTTCATCTGAGGCCGGACGATCCAGTCCTGAACGGTCCGAAGGTAGACGGTGCGCTGGAAATCGTCGGTCAGCCGCTCGCCCTCTGGAGTGAGGTAGCTCCCATCGGTTTGCCAGCCGGGCCTCCCGTCGCGGATTGGTGCGGACGCGCCCGGCTTTTCGTACTCCACCGCCCACCAGTAGATCTCGCCGAGGCCCGTTGAGACCGGTCCCATCCGGATGTCGACACCGGGGGGCATATCGGTCTTGGCTTCGTTGACACGCTCGGAGACGAGTTGACGCGCGAAATAGATGTTGGTCCGGTCGGCGAAGACGGCGGTGATCTGCGCGAAGCCGTTGCGCGAGAAGGAGCGCGTCGATTCCAGACCGGGCATGCCGGCGAGCGCCGTCTCCAGCATGACGGTGACTTGCTTCTCGATCTCGACCGGCGTCATGGCTGGGGCCACGGCGTTGATCTGCACCTGGACGTTGGTGACGTCGGGCACGGCGTCGATCGGAAGCTTCGTCAGCGACCAGAAGCCCGATGCAGCCGCGGCCAAAGCGATCAGCACGACCAGCCATCTCCGGCGGATTGAGAATTCTACGATACGTTCGATCATCGCTCAGTCCTCGTCACCGGGCTTGGATACCTCCGCCTTAAGCGGGAACGTGTTCGAGGCGGCTACGGTCTCGTCGGCAGCCAGGCCAGAGACGACCTCGACGACCGGTCCGTCTCGTCCGCCGAGCACGACGTTGCGGGCTTCGAAACCTTCCTTGGTCCGGACGAAGACGGTCTTGCGCCCATAGAGGGTCTGGAGTGCGGCAAAGGGGATGGTGACCGCCGCATCATGCCTTTCGACCGCGATCTTCGCCGTGACGAAGGAACCGGGACGCCATCGACCGCCTGCATTGTCGAGCGAGACCACGACGCGGGCCGTGCGGGTCTCCTTGTCCAACAGGGGGGTGACGAACGTGATATTGCCCGAGCCGGTCTCAGTGATCCCGCGCACGGCCACGGCGACATCCTGGCCTTCCCTGACCAGGGGCAGGTCTGTCGCCGAGACCGCTAGGTCGACCCAAACGCGGCTGAGGTCGACGATGACGAAGAGCTCGGTCTCCAGACTGTCCCGTCCGACGGCGGTGCCGAGCTCCACCTTTCGCTCGACGATGCGTCCGGAGATAGGGGCGCGGACGTTCTGGCTGCGCAGCGTCCCGTCCGGTGCCTGCGGCAGCCCGGAGACCTCCGCATCGCTGACGCCGAGCGCCGTCAGCTTCTGACGAGCGATACCGAAGCGCATTTCGGTCTGCGCCGCCGCGTTGCGCGACTTGATGTACTGCTGCTCGGGGACGGCGCGGCCTTCCCACAGCGATTTGTCGCGCGCCGTGAGGTCCTGCTGCAGTTCATTCGAGAGTTTGGCGGAGAGGTACTCGCTCTTGGCGTCGGCGACCTCGCGGCTCTCCAGAACGCCCAGGACTTCGTCCTTCTGAACGTCGTCGCCGATGTTCTTCCGCAGATCAGCGACGGTTCCGGACACTTTGATCGAGACATGCGCGACCCGCCCTGCGTCGGGCACGATCGTGCCCGGCACCGTCAGCCGTCTGGCTATCGAGGCAGGTCCCGCCTGACGGAGTTCGATGCCTGACAGCCTGATGCGTTCATCGTCCATGACGATGACCGCGGGTTTCGCGGAATCCGACTGTGCCCAGGACGGCACAATGGTGCCGGCTACTGTCGCAAGCGCCGCGACGAGAATCATGCAGGCCGTCCGTATACCCGGGACCATCTTTTGCTTCCTACAGGTAGCGCGAGATCGCCTTGAACTCGGCGAGGACGCTCTTGGTCGACTTGCCCGATCTACCGTTGGCGGCGGCGTCCAGGCAGTTGTCGACGTGATCGTGGATCAGGGTTTTCTTCGCCTCGGCGATCGCCTTCTCGACGGCGTGCAGTTGCTGCGCGAGGTCGAGACACGGCCGGCCTTCGGCGAGCATCGCGATGACCTTTTGGAGATGCCCGTCGGCCCGCCTCAGCCGTTTGACGATCTCCGGATGACTTTCGTGGACGTGATCCTTGCTCATGGTCCCATATCCTATCCTATGGGAGGGGAGGGGATACTTGAAGTCAGCGGGGGGCAGGCGCGGCACGGCAAATCGACGCGGCAGCCGGTTCAGATCATCAATTCCTCACGTTGCTGGTCTTGCCTGCGCTCTACGCTCTCTTTTTGCAAGAATTTCAATCCCGTATCCGTCGAGCCGAGGTGCAAAATCGGCGCGCCGGCGCTGGCGGGTGAGAATGTTCGCATTCTTGCGATTTGCGCAGCCGCCCTTGCTCTGGGACAGATTCCGGTGTGAGGCCCGCGGTAGCTTGGCGAGCGAGCGTCCGTGGGCGGCGGAACATATCGACGACCTACGCAGCCGGTCTTGAAGTGAACCATGGCGCGTCAAACCAGTTCTTCCGGTGGGACCGGACCAGATTCGTGTTCTGATCCGCAACGTCGTTGGCCAGATAGGCGGCGGCATACTGAGAGCGAAGGAATCAGGTCTAATGACCAACGACGGGACGGGCGGCCATATCGCCGCCGATGAACATCGGCATGTCGACGACAACCATGACCACCGGCTTGAAAATGCCGCCGACAATGATCATCATGGGCATGGTGGCGCTGGTCACGTTCACGCGCCGGCGAGGCGTTCGCCATCGGCGTTACCCTGAACACCGCGTTAGTCGCGGCCGAAGCGGTATATGGTTTTCTTGGGAACTCCACCGCGCACATGGCCGATGCGGGACACAATCTGAGCGACGTGTTCGGTCTGCTGGTTGCTTGGGGCGCATCGATCGCCTCGAAGCGGCCGCCCAGCGGGCGGTTCACCTACGGGCTCCGGGGATCCTCCATTCTAGCGGTACTCGCGAACGCGATCTTCCTGCTGGTGGCCACCGGCGCGATCGGGTGGGAATCGATACAGCGTTTCCGGGATCCGGAGCCGGTTGCCGGCTACACCGTCATGGCCGTTGCCGCGATCGGCATCCTAATCAACGGGGCCACCGCTATGCTGTTCGCCAGCGGCCGCAAGGGCGACATCAATATCCACGGGGCCTTCCTGCACATGGCGAGCGACGCTGCCGTGTCGGCGGGGGGCGTGATCTCGACGGCTCTTATCCTATGGACCGGCTGGCTGTGGCTGGATCCTGCAATGAGCCTCGTGATCTGCGCCGTCATCCTATGGAGCACGTGCGGCTTGTTGCGGAACTCGGTCGGAATGTCGTTGAGCGCGGCCCCCGCAGACGTCGATCTTGACGCAGTGCGGACGTTCCTGAGCGGCAGACCGGGCGTTACGGAAGTCCACGACTTGCATGTATGGCCGATCAGCACGACCGAAACCGCCATGACTTGTCACTTGGTCATGCCTTCCGGTCATCCTGGTGACGAATTCCTCATGGAATGCAGCCGGGCAATGAAGAAGTCCTACAACATCGGCCACGCAACGCTGCAGATCGAAATCAGCGACAACAACGAGTGCGCGCTGGCGCCGGATAACGTGGTCTAAACTAGCCATTCACTTGCCAACTGTGGCGCGCCGCGGCTGCCGCTCCAACATAGCGCTCAAGGCGCGAGTAGAGCGGACGGCCCGAGCACCAAGGCTCAGCTCCTTTGGTACCATGTTGTTAGCCCGCCCTATTCGTGAGAGTGCGTTTTTTTTGGTCCGATTGATGTGGCCGCACATCTGCTCTGACGAGGCGCGCGGGATTGCCTTCGGCTTTTCACCGCCTGACGATCGGTACTTTGCAACGCGCTTGAGGTGTAGGTTGGGCGAACGGGGGGCGGACGCCCCGCCGGTCAAGGACCGAGCGGCAGCAGCGCGCCTGGCAAGCCGCGGTCGGCTTCGGGACAGGCCGCGGCAAACGCAAGGCGAATGCGGCTCGTGGTCTCGACCACACGGGCAGCGAGTTTCAAGAGCCGAAGACGCAGCGTCGCGAACTCGGCAGTGGCCAATTCCCGGACTTTGGGAATCGCGTCGCGCACGGTCAGCATCAGCCAACAAGCGGCGGTGTGGAGAATGAGGCGGACTTGATTGGCGAGCGCCGAACGGCAGCTGGTGCGATCGGAGGCGAGCTGTGTCTTATGCAGCTTGATCAGATTCTCGGCTTGGCCGCGCGCGCAATACAGGCTGTCGTAGATCCACTCGGCCGAGCCGACATCGAGGCTGGTGACGACGAGACGGATGTCGAGGCCGAGCATCGTCGCCTCGGGCGACGGTGCGTCGTTCGCGATCCCAGGACTTTGCCTTGTGGCGCGTCTCGGTATAGCTATCCATCCATGCGTCGACCAAAGTGTAGGTCAGTCGGATCACGTCGCGCAGGCGCGGAGCATTCTCCAGCCGCGACAGCGTCGGTTGGGAACACAGATCGCGACCCGTGTCCGGCAGCCGTCCGCAGGCCAGCTTGAATGCGGGATCGGACCGCAGATGATCGGGGTCGTCGGCGTCCTCGTAGCCGCAGCAGATCGCGAAAATGCGCGCGCGGAACATATCGACAAGGCTGTGCACGACCCGCGTCGGATCGCGCCGATCCGGGAACACCCGGGCCAAATTGTCGGCCAAGCCGAGACGCCGCTCGGCCATCGCCAGAAGCATCACGCCCCCGTTCGAGGTCAGCCGACCGCCATCGAAGGCAGCTGTGACTTTCCTGGCGTGAACGGCTGGAAACGAGAAGGGCAGAATCGTATCATCGGTCATGGCGGGCCTGGTGTTCGCGGCTGAAGGTGATGGGGTTGGCTTTATAACCGAATCCTACGCCGCATCAGCGCTTTACACCACGCTCGCCAGCCTCTCAGGCGCCCTCTGACGAATAAGACGGGCTAATCTCGAACCTTTGAGAAGCGCCTCCTTCGGCTCGCGGTCGATTAAGTTGACGATGCCCCGCTGCCTCCAGCAGCACGCCAGCCGCGATGGAATTGCAACCCACGGTGATCCGGGTTTTCCTGTGAATCGGGGAGAAGCGCCCTTCGTCAGCTACTCGTCAGCCAGCCAGTCTATGCAGACTGGCTGCGCATTCTCGACTTCATCGGAGGTGGAATATGACGGGCATTGGCCGAGCTGGCAAATCGCACGTTGGGCCCGCAGGAGCCGACAGCGCATGGGGATCGAGCAGTTCGAGCCCGGAGCCCGGTCCCGCCCCTGGGGAAGGCGGGCAATCTTTCGACTCCGTCGTGGAGCGGATGCGCTCCGGGCCTCGAGATAGAGCGGCTCCGCTCGTGAGCCTGCCACCAGCTTCGGCGGTGGCGGTCCCGATTTCCTCAAGTGGCGACGGAATCAAAGCAGCGAAGCAAAAAATGCGCAGCCTGC
It includes:
- the tnpB gene encoding IS66 family insertion sequence element accessory protein TnpB (TnpB, as the term is used for proteins encoded by IS66 family insertion elements, is considered an accessory protein, since TnpC, encoded by a neighboring gene, is a DDE family transposase.); translation: MIGPSGAVRVMVATKPVDFRKGMEGLATLVRESMGADPFSGAVYVFRAKRADRIKLVFWDGTGLCLFAKRLEDGIFRWPKIEDGVMRLSAAQLSALLEGLDWRLVHEARATPAPTQAG
- a CDS encoding IS3 family transposase (programmed frameshift); this encodes MKQKSGPGKAPAEQVLRDIRRQTRRQYSAEEKIRIVLEGLRGEENISELCRREGIAASMYYGWSKEFLEAGKRRLAGDTARAATSGEVTDLRRETAALKEVVADLTLENRLLKKKHERGWGGRGMRYPASEKAEIIQLVEQSHLPAKRTLDKLGIPRATFYRWYDRYRDGGVEALADHRSRPDRIWNRIPDDVRGQIIDLALELPELSPRELAVRFTDERKYFVSEASVYRLLKAHDLITSPAYVVIKAANEFKDKTTAINQLWQTDFTYLKITGWGWYYLSTVLDDFSRYIVAWRLGPTMCASDVTATLDQALAASGLDHITVAHRPRLLSDNGSSYVADDLARWLEHKGMQHVRGAPYHPQTQGKIERWHQTLKNRILLENYYLPHHLERQIGAFVEHYNHVRYHESIKNLTPADVYFGRAETILTERQRIKRETIANRRLQHQLQAA
- the tnpA gene encoding IS66-like element accessory protein TnpA; the encoded protein is MDTVHSAITEPVRRLEVFTGAGRRRKWSDEDKARIVAEIVASGDSVCSVARRHGLSPQQLFGWRRQLREAAGGHSEVEEVQFVPAVVDAVVPASALGRERKAVRCKAKTDSGIIEIEVDGITIRVGRGADPTMIASIVQALKASQ
- a CDS encoding efflux RND transporter periplasmic adaptor subunit; this encodes MILVAALATVAGTIVPSWAQSDSAKPAVIVMDDERIRLSGIELRQAGPASIARRLTVPGTIVPDAGRVAHVSIKVSGTVADLRKNIGDDVQKDEVLGVLESREVADAKSEYLSAKLSNELQQDLTARDKSLWEGRAVPEQQYIKSRNAAAQTEMRFGIARQKLTALGVSDAEVSGLPQAPDGTLRSQNVRAPISGRIVERKVELGTAVGRDSLETELFVIVDLSRVWVDLAVSATDLPLVREGQDVAVAVRGITETGSGNITFVTPLLDKETRTARVVVSLDNAGGRWRPGSFVTAKIAVERHDAAVTIPFAALQTLYGRKTVFVRTKEGFEARNVVLGGRDGPVVEVVSGLAADETVAASNTFPLKAEVSKPGDED
- a CDS encoding metal-sensing transcriptional repressor — encoded protein: MSKDHVHESHPEIVKRLRRADGHLQKVIAMLAEGRPCLDLAQQLHAVEKAIAEAKKTLIHDHVDNCLDAAANGRSGKSTKSVLAEFKAISRYL
- the ltrA gene encoding group II intron reverse transcriptase/maturase, which produces MTRAKPFAIPKREVWEAFKRVKANQGAAGVDGQSIEEFESRLSANLYKLWNRLSSGSYMPQPVRRVDIPKANGGTRPLGIPTVADRIAQEVVRRRLEPSLEPIFHADSYGYRPKRSAVDAIRVARQRCWRSDWVLDIDIKGFFDSIDHELLLRAVCKHTDCAWVRLYIERWLKAPAMLDNGKLVARERGTPQGGVISPLLANLFLHYAFDIWIEREMPGILFERYADDIICHCQTEREALRLWRAVDERFAACGLVLHPQKTKLVYCKDTNRKGEYGCISFDFLGYTFRPRLAKWRGGLYGVSFLPAASPTALKDIRRTLRNWGLQRRSDKVLHDLARMFNPCIRGWIGYYSHFYKSALYSTMRRIDAHVLRWAARKFKRFRQRPRDARAWLARLVRAQPELFAHWPLLYGRGRTLGAV